In the genome of Conger conger chromosome 8, fConCon1.1, whole genome shotgun sequence, one region contains:
- the LOC133135914 gene encoding max dimerization protein 4-like — MELNSLLILLEAAEYLERRDREAEHGYASVLPYDSDFSRKKTKTSPISRKPQNNRSSHNELEKHRRAKLRLYLEELKQLVPLGPDSTRHTTLSLLKRAKMHIKKLEEQDRKALNMKEQLQREHRYLKRRLEQLSPSSLERIRTDSMGSTISTDSEQDVDIEGMEFTPGEVDSLGSLSDGEDQFSLQSSSSDGSYTHSLRLQPRLC, encoded by the exons ATGGAACTTAATTCTCTTTTAATTCTCCTGGAGGCTGCGGAATATTTGGAAAGAAGAGACCGAG AAGCTGAACATGGTTACGCATCGGTCTTGCCGTACGATAGTGACTTTTCCAGGAAGAAAACGAAAACTTCACCTATTTCAAGAAAACCTCAGAACAACag GTCCTCGCACAACGAACTGGAGAAGCACAG GCGTGCCAAACTGAGACTGTACCTGGAGGAGCTGAAGCAGCTGGTGCCTTTGGGTCCTGACAGCACCAGGCACACCACACTCAGCCTGCTGAAGAGGGCCAAGATGCACATAAAG aaaCTGGAGGAGCAGGACCGGAAGGCCCTGAACATGAAGGAGCAGCTCCAGCGGGAGCACCGCTACCTCAAACGGCGCCTGGAGCAGctgtccccctcctctctggAGCGCATCCGCACTGACAGCATGGGCTCCACCATCTCCACCGACTCTGAGCAAG ACGTGGACATCGAGGGCATGGAGTTCACCCCGGGGGAAGTGGACAGCTTGGGCAGCTTGAGTGACGGGGAGGACCAGTTCAGTCTGCAGAGCAGCTCTAGCGATGGCAGCTACACCCACTCCCTCAGACTGCAGCCCCGCCTCTGCTAG